From the Merismopedia glauca CCAP 1448/3 genome, one window contains:
- a CDS encoding WecB/TagA/CpsF family glycosyltransferase: MSNILTNLPTKKLVPTKKVLNVPIAALSLAEQMQVILDWASSSKSKMVCVANVHMLMEAHWKPQFARVLADADLRTPDGMPLVWMMQLLGVVRQERVAGMDVFQALCQKAQRKDISVFFVGSEPQILERIRDRVHREFPNLHIAGMAPLPFKPLPITVDQDLVQTINNSGAKLVFVSLGCPKQEYWMHEHRGKIKAVMIGLGGVFPIYAGLQTRAPSWMRWAGLEWVYRLFQEPKRLWWRYFKTIPPFLWLASQQLIGFPK, from the coding sequence ATGAGTAATATTTTGACTAATCTACCTACAAAAAAATTAGTGCCCACCAAAAAAGTCTTAAACGTTCCAATTGCAGCGTTGAGTTTGGCTGAGCAAATGCAAGTTATTTTAGATTGGGCAAGCAGTAGTAAAAGTAAAATGGTTTGTGTGGCTAACGTCCATATGCTGATGGAAGCTCACTGGAAACCTCAATTTGCTAGAGTTTTAGCTGATGCCGATTTGCGTACCCCAGATGGAATGCCTTTAGTGTGGATGATGCAGCTTTTAGGGGTAGTAAGGCAAGAGCGAGTGGCGGGAATGGATGTTTTCCAAGCGCTCTGTCAAAAAGCTCAAAGAAAGGATATCAGCGTCTTTTTCGTGGGTTCTGAGCCTCAAATTTTAGAGCGGATTCGCGATCGCGTACATCGAGAGTTCCCAAATTTACACATCGCTGGGATGGCACCTCTACCTTTTAAACCATTACCTATTACTGTCGATCAAGATTTAGTTCAAACCATTAATAACAGTGGAGCCAAATTAGTCTTCGTCTCTTTAGGGTGTCCTAAACAAGAATATTGGATGCACGAACACCGAGGCAAAATTAAAGCTGTCATGATTGGATTAGGAGGAGTATTTCCAATTTATGCAGGTTTGCAAACTAGAGCGCCTAGTTGGATGCGCTGGGCGGGATTAGAATGGGTTTATCGCTTGTTCCAAGAACCAAAAAGACTTTGGTGGCGCTATTTTAAGACTATTCCACCTTTCTTATGGCTAGCTTCTCAGCAGCTAATTGGTTTCCCAAAGTAG
- a CDS encoding PP2C family protein-serine/threonine phosphatase yields the protein MTSFPLPREPSRNSETDANAESARVTPVLALKELVARLHKEQNKLQDLLSSLGFALRSFNNLNQFLEIIPLMATRVTDADASALILFKANGQIGLERLHCQENQVSHQIRQAIDLANRQVLAAASTTVKLPLIQTSFDSQISRNLAAGIQMFSTPILVKNAERGRLYVFSGDPEYSWTETRQKLVRLVADQTAVAIANNELTAELRKKERLDQELEIAAEIQLRLLPRQCPQIPGVELAARCQNANRVGGDYYDFIPDNFDQVRLSQHKSDDRSQWSIVIGDVMGKGVPAGLIMTMTRGMLRTEVLNGHSPGQILQHLNRVMYADLETSHRFVTLFYSRYNPQTQTLAYSNAAHNPPLLWQAATKSVKRLDTAGMLIGLDADSQYEDAQIQLTSGDIIIYYTDGLTDAANQQGDRFDEENLSKYFQLACQNCSNAQAIVDYLFDRIHQFTGNATRPHDDMTLVVMRLGVDVSVAMTPYNRSQE from the coding sequence ATGACAAGTTTTCCTCTCCCTAGAGAACCGTCTCGTAATTCAGAAACTGACGCAAATGCCGAAAGCGCTAGAGTGACTCCAGTTTTAGCACTTAAAGAACTAGTGGCTCGGCTTCACAAAGAACAAAATAAGCTGCAAGATTTACTTAGCTCTCTCGGCTTTGCACTAAGAAGCTTTAATAATCTGAACCAGTTCTTAGAAATCATTCCCTTAATGGCAACTAGGGTCACCGATGCTGATGCTAGCGCTCTGATCCTATTTAAGGCAAACGGTCAGATTGGATTGGAGAGACTTCATTGCCAAGAAAATCAAGTTTCTCACCAGATTCGCCAAGCTATAGATCTGGCAAATCGTCAAGTTTTAGCAGCAGCGTCAACTACGGTGAAACTGCCTCTAATTCAGACTTCTTTTGACTCCCAAATTAGTCGGAACTTGGCAGCCGGAATTCAGATGTTTAGTACGCCGATTCTAGTTAAGAATGCAGAACGGGGACGGCTATACGTGTTTAGCGGCGATCCAGAATACTCTTGGACAGAAACTCGGCAAAAATTGGTGCGCTTAGTAGCCGATCAAACCGCAGTAGCCATAGCCAATAATGAATTAACTGCCGAACTTAGAAAAAAAGAACGTTTAGACCAAGAATTAGAAATTGCCGCCGAAATTCAATTACGACTACTACCAAGGCAATGCCCCCAAATTCCTGGGGTAGAATTAGCGGCTCGCTGTCAAAATGCTAATCGAGTTGGTGGCGATTACTATGATTTTATCCCCGATAACTTTGACCAAGTACGCTTAAGTCAACATAAATCTGACGATCGCTCTCAGTGGAGTATAGTCATTGGCGATGTCATGGGTAAAGGGGTTCCCGCCGGATTAATCATGACTATGACAAGGGGAATGCTACGTACAGAAGTACTTAATGGTCATTCTCCAGGTCAAATTTTGCAGCATCTCAATCGCGTCATGTATGCCGATTTAGAAACTTCGCATCGGTTTGTGACTCTATTTTACTCTCGCTACAATCCCCAAACCCAAACTTTAGCTTATAGCAATGCGGCTCACAACCCACCTTTATTGTGGCAAGCAGCAACAAAATCTGTTAAACGTTTAGATACGGCTGGGATGTTAATCGGATTAGATGCTGATTCTCAGTACGAAGATGCCCAAATTCAACTTACCTCTGGAGACATAATCATTTATTACACTGATGGTTTGACTGATGCTGCCAACCAGCAAGGGGACAGATTCGATGAAGAGAATCTCTCTAAATACTTTCAGTTGGCTTGTCAAAACTGTTCTAACGCTCAAGCAATCGTTGATTACCTCTTCGATCGCATCCACCAATTTACTGGCAATGCAACTCGTCCTCATGATGACATGACATTGGTAGTCATGCGACTGGGTGTTGATGTTTCCGTCGCCATGACACCTTATAACAGGAGTCAGGAGTAA